The genomic segment CTGATCTGGCCGATAATCTGCCCTCCCATGTTCTACACCGCGTTATGGATGCTATGGATGCCGAAAATCGCGCCCGCTTTCAGGCCTCCCGCGCCTACCCGGAGGACACCGTGGGCGCCTTGATGGACTACGAAATGGTTTCCCTTCGCGAGGAGATCAGCCTGGATGTGTGCCTGCGCTATCTGCGACGTCGGCGCGAACTGCCCGCACAAACCGACAAGCTGTTTATCACCGATCGCGGGGGCATGCTCAAAGGCGTGCTGCCCTTGGCCTGGCTAATCCAACACAAGCCGGAGCAATGCGTCGCTGAGGTGATGGCTCGGGACGTAGTGACGTTTCATCCCGAAGACTCAGCCCAAGTGGCGGCCCTGGCTTTCGAGCGTTACGATTTGCTGTCCGCCCCAGTCGTGGATGAAGCGGGACGGGTGATCGGCCGGATCGCGATCGATCAGGTGATGGATTTTCTTCGTGAGGACCGGGATACCGAGCGGTTGAATCTGGCCGGCTTGCGACAGGAAGAAGACTGGTCGGCAGGCATTTGGTCGAGTGCCCGCAACCGCTGGCCCTGGTTGGCGGTGAACCTGCTCACGGCATTGGTGGCCTCTCGTGTGATCGGCCTTTTTGAAACCACCATCGAGCAGGTGGTGGCGTTGGCAACCTTGTTGCCCATCATCGCCGGTATCTGTGGCAATACCGGCAACCAAACGGCGGCTCTTATCATCAGGGCGCTGGCGCTCAATCACATCAATGAGAACAATCAGCAGCACGTGTTCGCGAAGGAGCTGGGTGTTGCCGTACTCAATGGTTTGGTTTGGGGAGCGATTGTGGGCACCGTGGCTTACGCCCTGTACGGACAATTTTTGCTCGGCTTCGTGATGACCGTGGCCATGATCGTCACGCTGGGGCTCGCCGCGCTATGCGGTGTGTTGATACCCATCGGCATGCACCGCCTGGGCCGTGACCCGGTGATGGGCACCAGCATTCTGCTCACCGCAACCATCGACAGCGGCGGATTTTTTATCTTTCTCGGACTCGCCAGCCTATTGTTGATCTAAACCAACGGTTCGCGAGGACAAACTGTGTCGACACATATCCCCCGCCGAGTTTGCTATCATCGCGGCTGCTTCGGCGCGCCAAAAGCCGCAAGCAAGCGTGTCGCCAAGACATCCTCCGACATCTAGTTTCACTGACACTATCGTACCGGGAAGTCGACCAGGAGCATCCAGAGTCATGGGAATCAAGCTTAGTTATACAGAACGCTTAAGATTCAGGTTTCCGGTGGCTCCGTTACTGATTTGTC from the Pseudomonadota bacterium genome contains:
- the mgtE gene encoding magnesium transporter; this encodes MSEQARPEPPKHDAQSRLAEIIDLVHKHHVVEQVLDRSQTPHRELAELVLQRQQIGELKRKLKRLHPADIAHLLETLPIVDRTHIWQLVRGESEGEILLELSDAVRESLIAQMTPTDLQQAAAQLDSDELADLADNLPSHVLHRVMDAMDAENRARFQASRAYPEDTVGALMDYEMVSLREEISLDVCLRYLRRRRELPAQTDKLFITDRGGMLKGVLPLAWLIQHKPEQCVAEVMARDVVTFHPEDSAQVAALAFERYDLLSAPVVDEAGRVIGRIAIDQVMDFLREDRDTERLNLAGLRQEEDWSAGIWSSARNRWPWLAVNLLTALVASRVIGLFETTIEQVVALATLLPIIAGICGNTGNQTAALIIRALALNHINENNQQHVFAKELGVAVLNGLVWGAIVGTVAYALYGQFLLGFVMTVAMIVTLGLAALCGVLIPIGMHRLGRDPVMGTSILLTATIDSGGFFIFLGLASLLLI